The genomic segment CGAAAACGAACCAATAAACCAATATAGTTACTATTGGCTGAATAAATGCCCAAATTATTCCTAAGTATGATCCCGCATACTTAGTTTTAAAATCATTTTTTGATAAACTCCATATTAATGTCTTGTTATTTTTTAATTCTTGGATTAATATCAAAACACTTCTTGATTTTCTTAAGACAATCGCTGCTAATATATCTATTAAAATACAACTTCCTAATTTAATTGCATTATTTATGGAATCCTCATATTCAATAAGACCGGATATTAAAGTTGAATCCATTTTATATACTACATATGGATCATTACCTATAGTCTCTATATTTAAAGAATTGTTTATTTCTTGCACTTCTCCAATTTGATTTTCGTTATTCTCATTTAATATTTCATTCAAATCTATATTTATACTTTTTCCCCAGCATGACAACTTAATCTCTGATACATTTATATTTGCTGGGTGTTCACCAAAATCAAATCTTAAATTTGTTATATCTTTTGGAATTGAAAATTTGAGTGTTTCTTGTCTATTTATATTTGTATAACTATTTCTTTGCGACTGTTCTTCACTCCATAGCATGTCAGTTCCATAAAATACTTGATAGCTATCTTGTTCATTCGATACTATTTTATAACTTAATGTTATATTTTTATCATCTATGTTACAAAATTTAAATATTAATATATTTGTTATAAAAATTAATGATACTAATATTGTTAATTTAATAAACTTTCTCTTATTCATATTATATATTTCCTCTTATTTCAATTCTATTAAGTATCTATCCAATGCGTTTTCCCAATTAGGTAATAACCCGAAACCATTATCCACAAGACTTTTCTTTGAAAGCCTTGAATTAAAAGGTCTTTGTGCTTTTGCTGGATATTCACTTGTAGGAATAGGATTTACTTTACAACTTAGTCCAGCTTCTTTCATAATTTCCCCAGCAAATTCAGCCCAAGAGCAAAATCCTTCATTAGTAGCATGGTACACGCCATACTTCTCTGAAACTGCCATATCACATAAAAGTGGTGCTAAATCTGCTGTATATGTTGGGCTTCCTATTTGATCACAAACAACATTTAAACTTTCTTTTTCACTTCCTAATCTAAGCATTGTTTTAATGAAGTTATTTCCATTAACTCCAAACACCCACGAAATTCTAACAATAAAGTACTTATCTAAAACTTCCTTAACCTTTAATTCACCTTCATATTTAGTCTTTCCGTAAACTGAATGCGGTTCAATTTTATCCTCAACTTCAAACGGAGTATTTCCTTTCCCATCAAATACATAATCAGTAGATATGTAAATCATCTTA from the Clostridium beijerinckii genome contains:
- a CDS encoding ABC transporter permease, which encodes MNKRKFIKLTILVSLIFITNILIFKFCNIDDKNITLSYKIVSNEQDSYQVFYGTDMLWSEEQSQRNSYTNINRQETLKFSIPKDITNLRFDFGEHPANINVSEIKLSCWGKSINIDLNEILNENNENQIGEVQEINNSLNIETIGNDPYVVYKMDSTLISGLIEYEDSINNAIKLGSCILIDILAAIVLRKSRSVLILIQELKNNKTLIWSLSKNDFKTKYAGSYLGIIWAFIQPIVTILVYWFVFEYGLKSGSPIKGVPFIVWFMSGLVPWFFFQEALLNATNCMLEYTYLVKKVVFKISILPIVKILSALFVHLVFIVFLFFVAAIYRFYPSLYTTQLIYYSFCTFCIVLGISYATSAIVIFFKDLGQIINIFLQVGMWLTPIMWSYTMVPQQYQWILKLSPMYYIVEGYRDTFINHVWFYERYFQTIYFWVVTLGVFAIGAVVFKKLKPHFADVL
- the rfbD gene encoding dTDP-4-dehydrorhamnose reductase, translating into MILVTGVNGQLGYDVVKELNRRNIECLGIDRAELDITDKNAVKDCIGKLKPDCVIHCAAYTAVDRAEDEEEVCAKVNVYGTENIAKACKEIGAKMIYISTDYVFDGKGNTPFEVEDKIEPHSVYGKTKYEGELKVKEVLDKYFIVRISWVFGVNGNNFIKTMLRLGSEKESLNVVCDQIGSPTYTADLAPLLCDMAVSEKYGVYHATNEGFCSWAEFAGEIMKEAGLSCKVNPIPTSEYPAKAQRPFNSRLSKKSLVDNGFGLLPNWENALDRYLIELK